Below is a genomic region from Pseudarthrobacter sulfonivorans.
ACGCTTCTGTCCGACAACCCCCGCATTGTCTGAAATAGGCCACTAGGCTACGCTTCTGCTTGTTTCAGCGTCAGCGAGCCGGTCGCGATCAGCCTTGAAATATGAAAGTGTACGGAAGCTGCCCACCACAACAGGTGCTGACCTCGCTCGTTCATGACCATCAACCGGTCGCGGCTCTCTGGAGTCAACTGCCTACTGGTATCCGGGAGCTGCTGAGCGTAGCGTCGAATGCGACAGACCAAGGCGGTGCTGAGGTTGACGTGTCTGCACCGGCGCCCACCCACTGGGGTCAAGCCGTTGAAGTCAATCCGCTGAAGGAGCCGGGATGACTGGATGGAATGCCGACACTGCTGCCGGCCCACTTGGTGCCGGAACGGTCACGCTGGTGGAGGGCTCATCCTTCTGTATCTCCTTGGCGAACGGGGACATCCATCCGGAGCACCCGCACGGGGTTTTCTACGAGGACACCCGCATCCTGTCCCGCTGGAATCTGACCGTCAACGGCCAGCCCTTGGAGCCGCTTGCTGCGAAGACGAAGGAGCCGTACCGGGCGCTGTTTGCCGGCCGCGTTCCCCGCTCCGACGGGTACGCCGACAGCCCGCTGATCGTGGAGCGGCTTCGCGAAGTGGGTGCCGGAATCCTTGAGAAGATCACGGTCCGGAACTACTCAGCGGACGCAGCCGAGTGCGTGGTTTCCCTCAGGATCGAGGCAGATTTCGCGGACCTTTTCGAGGTGAAGGAAGCCCGTATCCACCGGCGCTGGGACCAGTTCCGCGAATCGGATCGCGATTCGTTGACCATCCGGGCCGCTTGGCAGGACGTCCGGAAGGGCGTTGTCGTGTCGGCCAGCGGTGCCGACGTCGCAGCGGAGGCTCTGACGTACCGGATAGCTGTTCCCCCGCATGGAGAATGGAGCACCCGGGTGAGCGTAATGCCCACCGTCGACGGCGCCGGGTCAGTGGAACCGTTTGTTCGTCCGGCCGGTGGCGAAGTGTCTCCGAGCGACCGCCGCCGCCGGGAGTGGGTGGCGAAGATTCCGGTGCTGCAGATGGGCAACCGCTCCATCGAAAGGACCCTGCGGCGCAGCTACGACGACCTGGGCGCACTTCGGATTGAAGATCCCGACCACCCGGACCGGATCGTGGTGGCCGCCGGCGCCCCATGGTTCATGACCCTGTTCGGACGCGACTCGCTGTGGGCGTCGCTGATGGCGCTTCCGGTGGACCCCTCCCTGGCCTTGGGCACCATCCAGACACTTGCTGATCGCCAGGGCCGCGTCGTGGACACCATGAGCGAGGAGGAGCCAGGCAAGATCCTGCACGAGGTCCGGCTGGGCGTCTCCACCGGGCTGGCCCTGGGTGGAAAGTCCGCGTACTTCGGCAGCGTCGACGCCACCCCACTGTTCGTGGCCCTGCTCGGTGAAGTCAGCCGCTGGGGCTTCGCCGCGGATACCATCGCCGCCCTGCTCCCCCACGCGGATCGGGCGCTGGACTGGATCCGGGACTACGGCGACAAAGACGGCGACGGCTTCGTCGAATATAAGCGCCTCAACGACCGCGGGCTGATCAACCAGGGCTGGAAGGATTCCTGGGACGGCATCAACTTCGCCGACGGCAGCCTGGCCGAACCGCCCATCGCACTGTGCGAAGTGCAGGGCTATCTCTACGGCGCGTATCTGGGCCGTTCCTGGATGGCCTACGACGCCGGCGACGCGGACCTGGCCGCCGAGTACCGGGAACGCGCGGCGCGGCTGAAGAGGCAATTCAACGAACAGTTCTGGCTGCCCGAGCGGGGCTACTACGCCATCGCACTGGATGGCAGGAAGCGGCCGGTCGATGCATGCACTTCGAACATGGGGCATTGCCTGTTGTTCGGAATCATCGATGAGGACAAGGCGCCGCTGGTAGCGGAGCGGCTGATGTCCCCGGAAATGTTCAGCGGCTGGGGAGTGCGGACACTGGCCAGCGACATGGGCGCCTACAACCCCGCCAGCTACCACAACGGATCGGTCTGGCCCCACGACAACGCGATCATCGCGACAGGCCTCCTGCGCTACGGCTTCGTGGAGCAGGCGCAGCGGATCTCCACAGCCCTGCTGGAGGCGGCCGAGTACTCGGAAGGACGGCTGCCAGAGCTCTTCTGCGGCTTCAGCCGCGAGCACTTCGAGGAACCCGTCCCCTACCCGACGGCCTGTTCGCCGCAGGCCTGGGCGGCCACCACCCCGATCATGCTGATAAGAAGCCTGATGGGCTACTACGCCGACGTTGCCCTCGGCGGCCTGTGGATGGATCCAGTGCTTCCGGAATCGTATGGTGACCTGCACATCACCAACGCGCCCATGGCCGGCGGCCGGATCACCATCGACATCTCCGGTTCCGACGCGACCATCGAGGGGCTGCCCGACGGTATGGAGTTCCACCGCGGGACGCGCCCCTGGGCTGCTGATCTGGT
It encodes:
- a CDS encoding amylo-alpha-1,6-glucosidase — encoded protein: MTGWNADTAAGPLGAGTVTLVEGSSFCISLANGDIHPEHPHGVFYEDTRILSRWNLTVNGQPLEPLAAKTKEPYRALFAGRVPRSDGYADSPLIVERLREVGAGILEKITVRNYSADAAECVVSLRIEADFADLFEVKEARIHRRWDQFRESDRDSLTIRAAWQDVRKGVVVSASGADVAAEALTYRIAVPPHGEWSTRVSVMPTVDGAGSVEPFVRPAGGEVSPSDRRRREWVAKIPVLQMGNRSIERTLRRSYDDLGALRIEDPDHPDRIVVAAGAPWFMTLFGRDSLWASLMALPVDPSLALGTIQTLADRQGRVVDTMSEEEPGKILHEVRLGVSTGLALGGKSAYFGSVDATPLFVALLGEVSRWGFAADTIAALLPHADRALDWIRDYGDKDGDGFVEYKRLNDRGLINQGWKDSWDGINFADGSLAEPPIALCEVQGYLYGAYLGRSWMAYDAGDADLAAEYRERAARLKRQFNEQFWLPERGYYAIALDGRKRPVDACTSNMGHCLLFGIIDEDKAPLVAERLMSPEMFSGWGVRTLASDMGAYNPASYHNGSVWPHDNAIIATGLLRYGFVEQAQRISTALLEAAEYSEGRLPELFCGFSREHFEEPVPYPTACSPQAWAATTPIMLIRSLMGYYADVALGGLWMDPVLPESYGDLHITNAPMAGGRITIDISGSDATIEGLPDGMEFHRGTRPWAADLVRDPSLHRRL